A single region of the Brachypodium distachyon strain Bd21 chromosome 3, Brachypodium_distachyon_v3.0, whole genome shotgun sequence genome encodes:
- the LOC112271583 gene encoding cysteine-rich repeat secretory protein 57-like, whose translation MWLADDASTKTSSAMIEAISCSTSGNYTLAGAYAANLNQFLAGLPENAVSKNGGFFNGTAGDGAATVYGLAMCFADYSRADCGECLVLGICLRGNHV comes from the exons ATGTGGCTGGCTGATGATGCTTCGACCAAAACG AGCTCAGCCATGATTGAAGCCATCAGCTGTTCAACGTCTGGAAACTACACCCTTGCTGGTGCCTACGCCGCCAACCTGAACCAGTTCCTCGCAGGGCTTCCGGAGAACGCCGTCTCCAAGAACGGCGGCTTCTTCAACGGGACAGCCGGTGATGGTGCTGCCACAGTGTATGGTCTCGCCATGTGCTTTGCGGACTACTCGCGCGCTGACTGCGGCGAGTGCCTcgtgttgggaatatgccttAGAGGCAATCACGTATGA
- the LOC100829602 gene encoding probable receptor-like protein kinase At1g33260 gives MADVAMALATVFFCLLILSSAAISLLLLRLCRAALRPASSAALPPLPPPPPQELAFLVSPPPPPPPPFKEDELKKSMAAAAEGEEPRRLAWREVEALTGGFDEAAVVGRGGSSTVYLSTAASPVSPAAVKVQRWCGGGERRAAAFRRELGLLRRLRHPNLVALRAYSDDHEEGGALVLEYIAGGTLAGRLHGAGGGVSPLSWRHRMRAVHDVAAALEHLHDHAAVVHGDVSASNVLLDGLGGAQLCDLGSACECTFSAAVARGAAAVGSPGYADPFFLRTGVVSKKSDVYSFGVLLLEAVTGSPAAGDGEYLTARILPRVRAVGVEGLVDGRLGSEYDAEEAIDIGKIAVECLAAQPGLRPTMARVRASVEEKAARSIAATTGGDGHKLHDLFRMTS, from the exons atggcggacgTGGCCATGGCGCTGGCCACCGTCTTCTTCTGcctcctcatcctctcctccgccgccatctccctcctcctcctccgcctctgccgcgccgccctccgccccgcctcctccgccgccctaCCGCCATtacccccgccgccgccccaagAGCTCGCCTTTCTCGtctccccccctccccctcccccgccgccgttcaAGGAAGATGAATTGAAGAAAtccatggcggcagcggcggagggggaggagccgaggaggctggcgtggagggaggtggaggcgctgaCGGGCGGCTTCGACGAGGCGGCCGTGGTGGGCCGCGGCGGCTCCAGCACCGTCTACCTCAGCACGGCCGCCTCGCCCGTCTCGCCGGCCGCAGTGAAGGTGCAGCggtggtgcggcggcggcgagcggcgggccGCCGCGTTCCGGCGGGAGCTCGGcttgctccgccgcctccgccaccccAACCTCGTCGCCCTCCGAGCATACTCCGACGACCACG AGGAAGGAGGCGCGCTGGTGCTGGAATACATCGCCGGAGGCAccctcgccggccgcctccatGGCGCCGGGGGCGGCGTGTCGCCGCTCTCGTGGCGCCACCGCATGCGCGCCGTCcacgacgtcgccgccgcgctggaGCATCTTCATGAtcacgccgccgtcgtccaCGGCGACGTCTCGGCTTCCAACGTGCTCCTCGACGGCCTCGGTGGCGCGCAGCTCTGCGACCTCGGCTCCGCCTGCGAGTGCACCTTCTCCGCCGCGGTTGCACGGGGCGCAGCCGCCGTGGGCTCGCCGGGGTACGCCgaccccttcttcctccgcaCCGGCGTCGTGTCCAAGAAGTccgacgtgtacagcttcggcgtGCTGCTGCTCGAGGCTGTCACGgggtcgccggccgccggggaCGGGGAGTACCTGACGGCGAGGATCCTGCCACGTGTCAGGGCGGTAGGGGTGGAGGGGCTTGTCGATGGCCGGTTGGGGAGCGAGTatgatgcagaggaagccatTGACATCGGGAAGATTGCCGTCGAGTGCCTCGCGGCGCAGCCAGGGCTCCGGCCGACGATGGCGCGGGTGCGGGCGTCCGTcgaggagaaggcggcgaggtCTATCGCCGCGACGACCGGCGGCGATGGTCATAAGTTGCATGACTTATTTCGCATGACAAGCTAG
- the LOC100844280 gene encoding transmembrane protein 120 homolog has product MADGGGLEEQAAAAAEAARELREAAAGMAARRAAEEDALRRRAAALDGDVRRLQGSLASLDPATLDKVEEDLERARAAILDGDVAGLLPSKGSGKFLKKFLGPVNVRVARKEDKLKVKDEYNNYRDRAAYIFLLFPSTLLLLRWWVWDGCLPALAVQVYQAWLLFLYTSFALRENVLLVNGSDIRPWWIYHHYLAMLMALVSLTWEIKGQPDCSSKQRGVQLFLRWAIMQGIAMHLQNRYQRQRLRTRIALGKAKRMDVVAGETAGVEGQLLLLYPVLFVLQGFEAYVGVLLLQTAWHGLTSEWQVVVCGILLVVMAVGNFVNTVETLALKLRFKAKMKRTRNRPDQSQGQGGPNRPHQN; this is encoded by the exons atggccgacggcggcgggctggaggagcaggctgcggcggcggcggaggcggcgcgggagctgcgggaggcggcggcggggatggcCGCGCGCAGGGCCGCCGAGGAGGACGCGCTgcggaggcgcgcggcggcgctggacgGGGACGTGCGCAGGCTCCAGGGCTCGCTCGCCAGCCTCGACCCCGCCACGCTCGACAAG GTCGAGGAAGATCTGGAGCGTGCCAGGGCAGCAATCTTAGATGGTGATGTGGCCGGATTGCTCCCAAGCAAGGGAAGCG GGAAGTTCCTTAAGAAGTTTCTTGGCCCTGTGAATGTGAGGGTGGCAAGGAAGGAAGATAAGCTCAAAGTGAAGGATGAGTACAATAATTATAGG GATAGGGCCGCTtatatttttctgttgtttCCATCCACTCTCCTCCTACTGAGATGGTGGGTGTGGGATGGATGCCTTCCAGCATTGGCAGTTCAGGTTTACCAG GCTTGGCTATTATTCCTCTACACAAGTTTTGCTTTGCGGGAGAATGTGTTGCTTGTAAATGGAAGTGATATTCGTCCTTG GTGGATATACCACCACTATTTAGCAATGCTGATGGCTCTTGTTAGCCTAACATGGGAGATAAAGGGACAGCCTGATTGTTCGAGCAAGCAG AGGGGGGTTCAACTTTTCCTGCGCTGGGCAATCATGCAAGGAATCGCAATGCATCTACAGAATAGGTACCAGCGTCAAAGATTACGCACCCGGATAGCTCTAGGAAAG GCTAAAAGGATGGATGTTGTTGCTGGAGAAACAGCTGGTGTGGAAGGGCAGCTCTTGCTGCTATATCCTGTCCTTTTTGTATTACAG ggttttgaagcATATGTTGGAGTACTGCTTCTTCAGACGGCTTGGCATGGGCTCACCTCCGAATGGCAG GTTGTAGTATGTGGGATCTTGCTGGTGGTAATGGCAGTTGGTAACTTTGTCAACACGGTAGAGACTTTGGCCTTAAAACTGAGGTTCAAAGCAAAGATGAAGAGAACAAGGAACAGGCCAGACCAGAGCCAGGGCCAGGGCGGTCCAAATCGCCCACATCAAAATTGA